One Dethiosulfovibrio faecalis DNA window includes the following coding sequences:
- a CDS encoding diguanylate cyclase domain-containing protein: MFILSRSVKNTFIVIMVILILVTTLPIAIFVKNESDRETDLALTTLNNALELQTNYMTRWFDLNIMEDIKAASKLRSVQSLDLDAMAEDLKAMAEDRTDLAKLLYFDRDGNPVLDSENGDISEEQFNISDREYFKAGQEGLPYITSVIQAKDEKSVKFIGFSVPLIIDGIFEGVILGSVRLSNLINLTKDHIFGEGGSFRLFDYNGVPLGENFSEATPCFSPDEVKDEEGLLIDNTSDSGKKQMLKIAPLAHGNLFVGVVLDMDEIKAGSSRIAKTHIKILISSVVLGMIFFLLLSRSVTISIDKIQRQLSSASEMNYAPTPIPPSGMPLELKRIWESVEYLKDQVCKSIQEVREMSVRDALTGLHNRRYFEEEMSRLSHGDQDPVAIAMCDVNGLKLVNDALGHEWGDKLINKAATALKDVSQPGDTVARLGGDEFALLVPNSPEERDIGADLKASMATVNLDEGIPLQMAWGIAIGNASRRSIEEIAKDADDSMYARKETQRDDARDAILTFFLRMISTREGRKVGHMERCRYIMAAFVPTIDEVDEIFRKRMIRLAGIHDIGLVGVNPSILGNTGPLSEDEKKEVRAHPEIGYRIAIAAPTLSDLADAILHHHQRWDGTGYPFRKDAVSGKGIPLESRIMNLVDSYEAMTHRYYGKSMTHEEAMEEIRRCSGTQFDPEWADRFLAFLKEKGPGVL; this comes from the coding sequence TCTGATATTAGTGACAACCTTGCCTATCGCGATATTCGTAAAAAACGAAAGCGACAGAGAGACCGACCTGGCGCTAACCACTTTAAATAACGCCCTGGAACTCCAGACGAACTATATGACCCGCTGGTTCGACCTAAACATAATGGAGGACATAAAGGCAGCATCGAAACTCCGTTCCGTCCAATCCCTCGATCTCGATGCCATGGCGGAAGACCTAAAGGCAATGGCCGAAGACAGAACCGACCTGGCCAAACTGCTCTATTTCGATCGAGACGGGAACCCCGTATTGGACAGCGAGAACGGAGATATCTCCGAAGAACAGTTCAATATATCGGACCGAGAATATTTCAAGGCGGGACAGGAAGGACTTCCCTATATAACCTCGGTCATCCAAGCAAAAGACGAAAAATCGGTAAAATTTATCGGTTTCTCTGTTCCCTTAATCATAGATGGGATATTCGAAGGAGTCATATTGGGCTCCGTGAGACTCTCCAATCTCATAAATCTGACAAAAGATCACATTTTCGGAGAAGGGGGATCTTTCCGGCTTTTCGACTACAACGGAGTTCCCTTAGGAGAGAACTTTTCGGAGGCAACCCCTTGTTTTTCCCCCGATGAGGTAAAAGACGAAGAGGGACTTTTAATCGACAACACCTCGGATAGCGGAAAGAAACAAATGCTCAAGATAGCGCCTCTTGCCCACGGGAATCTTTTTGTAGGTGTGGTCTTGGATATGGACGAGATCAAAGCCGGATCAAGTCGCATAGCGAAAACACATATCAAAATACTGATATCATCCGTGGTATTAGGAATGATCTTCTTCCTGTTGCTATCTCGCAGCGTCACCATATCCATAGATAAAATTCAACGACAGCTCTCCTCGGCCTCGGAGATGAACTACGCTCCGACCCCCATCCCCCCATCGGGCATGCCACTGGAGTTAAAGCGGATCTGGGAGAGCGTGGAATACCTCAAGGATCAGGTTTGCAAATCCATCCAAGAGGTCAGGGAGATGAGCGTCAGGGACGCCCTGACGGGGCTCCATAATCGACGATACTTCGAGGAGGAGATGTCCCGGCTCAGTCATGGAGACCAGGATCCCGTGGCGATCGCCATGTGCGACGTCAACGGACTAAAGCTGGTCAACGACGCCCTGGGACACGAGTGGGGTGACAAACTCATAAACAAGGCCGCAACGGCGTTGAAAGACGTATCCCAACCGGGAGACACCGTGGCCAGGCTGGGAGGCGACGAGTTCGCCCTTCTGGTGCCGAACAGCCCGGAAGAAAGGGACATCGGGGCAGACTTGAAGGCGAGCATGGCGACGGTTAACTTGGACGAGGGAATACCACTTCAGATGGCATGGGGGATAGCCATAGGCAACGCATCGAGAAGGTCCATAGAGGAGATCGCCAAGGACGCCGACGATAGTATGTACGCACGCAAGGAAACCCAGAGAGACGACGCCAGAGACGCCATACTGACCTTCTTCCTGAGGATGATATCCACAAGGGAGGGCCGCAAGGTAGGACACATGGAAAGATGCCGTTACATCATGGCGGCCTTCGTTCCGACCATAGACGAGGTGGACGAGATCTTCCGTAAGAGGATGATCCGCCTGGCCGGGATACACGATATCGGCCTGGTAGGGGTTAATCCCAGCATACTGGGCAACACCGGCCCACTTTCCGAGGATGAGAAAAAGGAGGTCCGAGCCCATCCTGAGATAGGCTACCGGATCGCGATAGCCGCCCCCACCCTCTCGGACCTGGCCGACGCCATACTGCACCACCACCAGAGATGGGACGGAACCGGCTACCCCTTCAGGAAGGACGCCGTATCGGGAAAGGGCATTCCTCTGGAAAGCAGGATAATGAACCTGGTGGACTCCTACGAGGCAATGACCCACCGATACTACGGGAAATCGATGACCCACGAGGA